A genomic stretch from Carcharodon carcharias isolate sCarCar2 chromosome 27 unlocalized genomic scaffold, sCarCar2.pri SUPER_27_unloc_1, whole genome shotgun sequence includes:
- the LOC121273633 gene encoding cerebellin-1-like, with translation MLWPACLLLLLLPPLGPDPVLAQNDTEPVVLEGKCLVVCDSDPLSEAGAGGGSGGGGGGGGGGGAAAGMSVRSAGGKAAFSAVRATNHEPSEMSNRSMTIYFDQVLVNIGSHFHREISAFIAPHKGIYSFTFHVVKVYNRQTIQVSLTLNGRPVISAFAGDQDVTREAATNAGLMQMEKGDRASLKLERGNLMGGWKYSTFSGFLVFPL, from the exons ATGCTGTGGCCGGCCtgcctgctcttgctgctgctgccgccacTCGGCCCTGACCCGGTCCTCGCCCAGAACGACACCGAGCCGGTGGTGCTGGAGGGCAAGTGCCTGGTGGTGTGCGACTCGGACCCCCTGAGCGAGGCGGGGGCCGGAGGCGGaagcggaggaggaggaggaggagggggaggaggaggcgcGGCCGCCGGCATGTCGGTGCGCTCCGCCGGCGGGAAGGCCGCCTTCTCCGCCGTCCGGGCGACCAACCACGAGCCCTCGGAGATGAGCAACCGCAGCATGACCATCTACTTCGACCAG GTGCTGGTGAACATTGGCAGCCACTTCCACCGTGAGATCAGTGCCTTCATCGCGCCCCACAAGGGTATCTATAGCTTCACCTTCCATGTTGTCAAGGTGTACAACCGGCAGACCATTCAG gtgaGCCTGACGCTGAACGGACGGCCGGTGATCTCGGCCTTCGCCGGAGACCAGGACGTGACCCGGGAAGCTGCCACCAACGCCGGGCtcatgcagatggagaagggcgACCGGGCCTCCCTCAAGCTGGAGCGCGGCAACCTGATGGGCGGCTGGAAGTACTCCACCTTCTCCGGCTTCCTCGTCTTCCCGCTGTGA